A genomic segment from Tuwongella immobilis encodes:
- a CDS encoding AraC family transcriptional regulator, translated as MGASAGQANSFWATAWADVEAWLSCWHREPSLRHAHGHYQLSWTIAGRGRIVRGGESWPCPVGHLVLLRPDEVHEMIPQGDIPWQFATIYLPSTLLEESHKWGDSQAVATGLAPIANGNSRQAAERLHATICATATEAEFAQHLAEFCECWTEVEGIGGGGRDRDPEKRSSRRLGEVPRWLTDIRDRLASEMGQNLLVESLGAELGIGVVALTRAFRQWFGIPPHAYHLQMRLNHARQLLRQGMRIVDVAGCTGFADQAHLTRHFKRWIGVTPGQYQRHARTFKTLPRWF; from the coding sequence ATGGGGGCATCGGCAGGGCAGGCGAATTCCTTTTGGGCGACCGCGTGGGCCGATGTCGAGGCGTGGTTATCGTGCTGGCATCGTGAGCCATCGCTGCGGCATGCGCATGGGCATTATCAACTGAGCTGGACGATTGCCGGTCGGGGGCGGATTGTCCGTGGTGGTGAATCGTGGCCGTGTCCCGTGGGGCATCTGGTGCTGCTGCGCCCCGATGAAGTCCATGAGATGATTCCGCAGGGCGATATTCCATGGCAATTTGCGACGATTTATCTGCCGAGTACACTTCTGGAAGAATCACACAAATGGGGCGATTCGCAGGCGGTGGCGACGGGGTTGGCCCCGATTGCGAATGGCAATAGTCGGCAGGCCGCGGAACGCTTGCATGCGACGATTTGCGCTACGGCAACGGAGGCGGAGTTCGCTCAACATCTCGCCGAATTTTGCGAATGTTGGACGGAAGTCGAAGGAATCGGTGGCGGTGGCCGCGACCGCGACCCGGAGAAGCGATCGTCCCGACGATTGGGAGAAGTGCCCCGATGGTTGACCGATATCCGTGATCGGCTTGCCAGCGAAATGGGCCAAAACTTGTTGGTTGAGTCGCTGGGGGCGGAACTCGGCATCGGTGTGGTTGCCTTAACGCGCGCCTTTCGTCAATGGTTTGGCATTCCGCCGCATGCGTATCATTTGCAGATGCGGCTGAATCATGCCCGACAGTTGCTCCGCCAGGGAATGCGAATTGTCGATGTCGCCGGATGCACCGGATTCGCGGATCAGGCTCATCTGACCCGACACTTCAAGCGTTGGATTGGTGTCACCCCAGGCCAATATCAGCGGCATGCCAGAACATTCAAGACGCTTCCCCGTTGGTTCTGA